The proteins below are encoded in one region of Paenacidovorax monticola:
- a CDS encoding VOC family protein — protein MSGAVTHIEIGSLTGAKTSGFFERLFGWSFTSWGEGSGVFTSPTCKVGLHAKDPTPQMVVYLAVQDIEQAAKRVVELGGQAGDISPDEPGFGRFCTCKDPEGVVFGLHQGGTAARSGA, from the coding sequence ATGTCTGGAGCAGTAACGCACATCGAGATCGGCAGTCTTACCGGCGCGAAGACGTCGGGCTTTTTCGAAAGGCTCTTTGGCTGGTCATTCACATCGTGGGGTGAAGGCTCTGGTGTTTTCACCAGTCCCACCTGCAAGGTAGGGCTGCATGCGAAGGACCCAACGCCCCAGATGGTGGTCTACCTCGCTGTTCAGGACATCGAGCAAGCCGCCAAGAGGGTGGTCGAACTCGGAGGCCAGGCGGGAGACATCAGCCCCGATGAGCCGGGGTTTGGCCGTTTCTGCACCTGCAAGGATCCGGAGGGTGTCGTTTTCGGACTGCACCAGGGGGGCACTGCGGCACGCAGTGGTGCCTAG
- a CDS encoding histidine phosphatase family protein, which produces MGTLYLVRHGQASFGAANYDQLSQRGHEQAVRLGAYWRERGQRFDAVLTGTLHRHAQTLAGIAEGLGGAPEAHALPGLNEYDSEALIRAIHPEPLPRPDTPERYRQHFRLLCDALAQWMGGTISPQGMPDWERFAGGVRAALDLVRRQHVGQNVLLVSSGGPISAAVGHVLGTAPEVTIALNMRIRNSAVTEFSVSPKRLMLQTFNTLPHLDTPEHRSWITHA; this is translated from the coding sequence ATGGGAACCCTCTACCTCGTGCGCCACGGCCAGGCCTCGTTTGGCGCCGCCAATTACGACCAGCTGAGCCAGCGCGGCCACGAGCAGGCCGTGCGCCTGGGCGCGTACTGGCGAGAACGCGGCCAGCGCTTCGACGCCGTGCTCACGGGCACGCTGCACCGCCACGCGCAGACACTGGCGGGCATCGCCGAGGGGCTGGGCGGCGCCCCCGAGGCGCACGCGCTGCCAGGGCTCAACGAATACGACAGCGAGGCCCTGATCCGCGCCATCCACCCCGAGCCCCTGCCCAGGCCCGACACGCCCGAGCGCTACCGCCAGCACTTCCGCCTGCTGTGCGACGCGCTCGCGCAGTGGATGGGCGGCACCATCAGCCCCCAGGGCATGCCCGACTGGGAGCGCTTCGCGGGCGGCGTGCGCGCGGCACTGGATCTCGTGCGGCGCCAGCACGTGGGGCAGAACGTGCTGCTGGTATCGAGCGGCGGCCCGATCTCGGCGGCCGTGGGCCACGTGCTGGGCACGGCGCCCGAGGTGACCATCGCGCTCAACATGCGCATCCGCAACAGCGCCGTGACCGAGTTCAGCGTTTCTCCGAAGCGCCTCATGCTGCAGACCTTCAACACCCTGCCCCACCTGGACACACCCGAGCACCGCAGCTGGATCACGCACGCTTGA
- a CDS encoding Zn-ribbon domain-containing OB-fold protein — MTTTETPSARALAAPFTDGLREGRLRYQQCAACGGAQTLARYACQHCGERGALHWREATGGATVCAVTEVARAPSDEFRALAPYTLVIAQLDEGPRLMAHAQPGVRIGERVQAGFFAHQGRVLVRFAPP; from the coding sequence ATGACCACCACCGAAACCCCTTCCGCGCGCGCCCTGGCCGCGCCCTTCACCGATGGCCTGCGCGAAGGCCGGTTGCGCTACCAGCAGTGCGCTGCTTGCGGCGGCGCGCAGACGCTGGCGCGCTATGCGTGCCAGCACTGCGGCGAGCGCGGCGCGCTGCACTGGCGCGAGGCCACGGGCGGCGCCACGGTGTGCGCCGTGACCGAGGTCGCGCGCGCGCCCTCCGACGAATTCCGCGCGCTCGCGCCCTACACGCTGGTGATCGCGCAGCTCGACGAGGGGCCGCGTCTCATGGCGCATGCCCAGCCTGGCGTGCGCATCGGCGAGCGCGTGCAGGCGGGCTTCTTCGCGCACCAGGGGCGCGTGCTCGTGCGCTTCGCACCGCCCTAG
- a CDS encoding thiolase family protein, translated as MNHTLRPAYLRGAGGTPFGRHEGRGALDLMDEAAAQALESSGLRRGEIDGLLCGYATTLPHLMLSTLACERLALRPRYAHALQLGGASGAAMLMAARELVRSGRCRHVLVLAGENRLSGQSRDSSIQTLAQVGDADFEVPNGASVPAYYALMASQYMQRTGVTSADLAEFAVLMRAHAAGHPGAHLRTPITLQEVLDAKPIARPLSLLDCCPISDGAMALVVSAEPGTHGAVAMVGAGQAHRHQHLTAMEDVMQCGAAEAAQQAFGEAGLGLADVDYLGVYDSFTITLVMLLEEIGFAPRGGAAQRARAGDFAPRGALPLNTHGGLLSFGHCGVAGGLAHAVEAWRQMAGQAGARQLARPRHAFIHADGGVMSSHVSLLLSRED; from the coding sequence ATGAATCACACTTTGCGGCCCGCCTACCTGCGTGGGGCGGGCGGCACGCCATTCGGGCGGCACGAAGGGCGCGGCGCGCTCGACCTCATGGACGAGGCGGCCGCGCAGGCCCTGGAGAGCAGCGGGCTGCGCCGCGGCGAGATCGACGGCCTGCTGTGCGGCTATGCGACCACGCTGCCGCATTTGATGCTGTCCACCCTGGCCTGCGAGCGCCTGGCGCTGCGGCCGCGCTACGCCCATGCGCTGCAGCTCGGCGGCGCCTCGGGCGCGGCCATGCTCATGGCGGCGCGCGAGCTGGTGCGCTCGGGCCGCTGCCGCCATGTGCTGGTGCTTGCGGGCGAGAACCGGCTCAGCGGCCAGTCGCGCGACAGCTCCATCCAGACGCTGGCGCAGGTGGGCGACGCCGACTTCGAGGTGCCCAACGGCGCCTCGGTGCCCGCCTACTACGCGCTCATGGCGTCGCAGTACATGCAGCGCACGGGCGTGACATCGGCCGATCTCGCCGAATTCGCCGTGCTCATGCGCGCCCATGCGGCGGGCCACCCCGGTGCGCATCTGCGCACGCCGATCACGCTGCAGGAGGTGCTGGACGCCAAGCCCATCGCCCGGCCGCTGTCGCTGCTGGACTGCTGCCCTATCTCGGACGGCGCGATGGCGCTCGTGGTCTCGGCCGAGCCCGGGACGCACGGCGCTGTGGCCATGGTGGGCGCGGGCCAGGCCCACCGCCACCAGCACCTCACGGCCATGGAGGACGTGATGCAGTGCGGCGCTGCCGAGGCCGCGCAGCAGGCCTTCGGCGAAGCGGGCCTGGGCCTGGCCGACGTGGACTACCTGGGCGTGTACGACTCGTTCACGATCACCCTCGTGATGTTGCTGGAGGAGATCGGCTTCGCGCCGCGCGGCGGCGCCGCGCAGCGGGCCCGCGCGGGCGATTTCGCGCCCCGGGGCGCGCTGCCGCTCAATACGCACGGCGGCCTGCTGTCGTTCGGTCACTGCGGCGTGGCGGGCGGCCTGGCCCATGCCGTGGAGGCCTGGCGCCAGATGGCGGGCCAGGCTGGCGCGCGCCAGCTTGCACGGCCGCGCCATGCCTTCATCCATGCGGACGGCGGCGTGATGTCGTCCCATGTGAGCCTGCTGCTGTCGCGCGAGGATTGA
- a CDS encoding IclR family transcriptional regulator: MPPSTRPRVVIKRAPGGSTSSVERAMRVLRVMSEGSGVRLTDIAAAADLDKATTLRLLEVMVRDGFVTRDAQSKQFTLGPELAVLGAAALRRFDPRPLARPSLMRLTGLFHDSVVLSIPSGVESLCIDVEEGSYPIRANYLTVGSRRPLGVGAGSLALLAWMPEDEREAALEILSGQLERYPRITPALLRERIAEARERGYAVLLDVVVERMGGIAVAILDPQGRPVAALSIAALNERILTREAALAQALLREATVCQVRWAEATRADRRGAGISKETRA; encoded by the coding sequence ATGCCTCCCTCCACACGTCCCCGGGTTGTCATCAAGCGGGCGCCTGGCGGCAGCACCTCGTCGGTGGAGCGCGCCATGCGCGTGCTGCGCGTCATGTCCGAAGGCAGTGGCGTGCGTCTGACCGACATTGCTGCGGCGGCCGACCTCGACAAGGCGACGACGCTGCGCCTGCTCGAGGTGATGGTGCGCGACGGTTTCGTGACGCGCGACGCGCAGAGCAAGCAGTTCACGCTGGGCCCCGAACTCGCGGTGCTGGGCGCCGCCGCGCTGCGCCGCTTTGACCCGCGCCCACTCGCGCGGCCCAGCCTCATGCGCCTCACGGGCCTCTTCCACGACAGCGTGGTGCTCTCGATACCGAGCGGAGTCGAGTCGCTGTGCATTGACGTGGAAGAAGGCAGCTACCCCATCCGTGCCAATTACCTGACCGTGGGCAGCCGCCGGCCGCTGGGCGTGGGGGCCGGCAGCCTCGCGCTGCTGGCCTGGATGCCCGAGGACGAGCGCGAGGCCGCGCTTGAAATCCTCTCCGGGCAGCTTGAACGCTACCCCCGCATCACGCCCGCGCTGCTGCGAGAACGCATCGCAGAGGCGCGGGAGCGCGGCTATGCGGTGCTGCTCGATGTGGTGGTGGAGCGCATGGGGGGCATCGCCGTCGCCATCCTCGACCCGCAGGGCCGCCCCGTGGCGGCGCTGAGCATCGCCGCGCTGAATGAGCGCATCCTCACGCGCGAGGCGGCTCTGGCCCAGGCGCTGCTGCGCGAGGCCACCGTCTGCCAGGTGCGCTGGGCCGAAGCCACGCGAGCCGACCGGCGCGGGGCGGGCATCTCCAAGGAGACCAGAGCATGA